A part of Maridesulfovibrio hydrothermalis AM13 = DSM 14728 genomic DNA contains:
- a CDS encoding FkbM family methyltransferase gives MTRQEILNHLNENQDAWLTVPSVFKNEAGKPEFEMLLAKVEMRDPGSASLFFRETRTGGFEYASRAFIHAHLQPDDIFIDVGAHFGLYTLTAAMKFPDKVKVLAVEPHPANIKRLRMWTDFNNCSENIHFAQCAASDRSGFSLLNLNSSMGHSLVPVSKSNREPIKVAVEPIDKLAADVGIMDSDNRIILKIDTEGYELPTLKGALNLLKTGRVAAIIWEKGHFHGTPKGVKDFTGIISLLRDMGYESFRFPHEDMGGPLVPYSPNHELCNIISIDSSLKPLPVYDQPWKAHIVLPSSMRPAVSADFMIGYTKMLMQEKHTDCGRWSRWNSLGNEPDLRAGLAGQLVPEESTVLDAGAGLMLLRDYIPEGCTYIPLDIVARCRSCIVADLNQQQYPTQKYDVVAALFVFEFLHDPISFLKWAAKHSKKIIFTYHVTMPATERDKRRAAGFFNDYTLAGLKQMVEESGWKIKSIADITLGQVCFECIKKGL, from the coding sequence GTGACCAGACAGGAAATATTAAACCACCTGAATGAAAATCAGGACGCATGGCTGACTGTCCCCAGTGTTTTCAAAAATGAGGCTGGTAAACCTGAATTTGAAATGCTGCTGGCTAAAGTCGAAATGCGTGATCCAGGCTCTGCATCCCTTTTTTTCCGTGAAACACGTACCGGAGGGTTTGAATATGCTTCACGTGCATTCATCCATGCCCATTTGCAGCCCGATGATATTTTTATTGATGTAGGGGCGCATTTCGGACTCTACACCCTTACCGCTGCAATGAAATTTCCGGACAAAGTGAAAGTTCTGGCTGTTGAACCGCATCCGGCTAATATAAAACGGCTGCGCATGTGGACGGACTTCAATAACTGTTCTGAAAATATACACTTTGCCCAATGTGCAGCGTCAGACCGCAGCGGGTTCAGCCTTCTGAACCTGAACTCATCAATGGGGCACAGTCTGGTTCCGGTAAGCAAGTCCAACCGTGAACCGATAAAGGTTGCTGTTGAGCCGATAGATAAACTGGCGGCCGATGTCGGGATAATGGATTCAGACAATAGAATCATCCTGAAAATTGATACCGAAGGGTATGAACTTCCGACTCTTAAGGGAGCTTTAAACCTGCTCAAAACAGGACGGGTGGCTGCAATTATCTGGGAAAAAGGTCATTTCCACGGAACACCAAAAGGCGTCAAAGATTTTACCGGAATAATATCCCTGCTGCGGGACATGGGCTACGAATCCTTCCGCTTTCCCCATGAAGATATGGGCGGACCTTTGGTTCCATACTCCCCGAATCATGAATTGTGTAATATTATCAGTATAGACAGCTCGCTTAAACCGCTTCCTGTTTATGATCAGCCTTGGAAAGCTCATATAGTTTTACCGTCATCCATGCGCCCTGCTGTTTCTGCCGACTTCATGATCGGCTACACAAAAATGCTGATGCAGGAAAAACACACGGACTGCGGCCGCTGGTCCCGCTGGAATTCGCTCGGCAATGAACCGGACCTGCGGGCCGGACTGGCCGGACAGCTTGTACCGGAAGAATCCACGGTACTTGATGCTGGGGCCGGACTTATGCTTTTACGCGATTACATACCGGAAGGCTGCACCTACATTCCCCTTGATATTGTCGCCCGCTGCCGTTCATGTATTGTTGCGGATCTTAATCAGCAGCAATATCCCACACAAAAATATGATGTTGTTGCCGCTCTATTTGTTTTTGAATTCCTGCATGACCCGATATCCTTTCTAAAGTGGGCTGCAAAACATAGCAAAAAAATAATTTTCACCTACCACGTTACAATGCCGGCAACAGAACGTGATAAACGCAGAGCTGCCGGCTTTTTCAATGACTATACACTTGCCGGATTAAAACAAATGGTTGAAGAATCCGGCTGGAAAATCAAATCCATCGCAGATATAACACTTGGGCAGGTGTGCTTTGAATGTATAAAAAAAGGACTCTAA